One genomic segment of [Phormidium] sp. ETS-05 includes these proteins:
- a CDS encoding DUF3122 domain-containing protein, whose protein sequence is MKCGVRKIFYRFLLLGALILSLLVVSGMLNIPAAQAAIRQLEEAPGQMVYQSRQTIKDNRGNGWQVIAFQRIRPDGKTSFSLRLVGFPGVGAIDRSQPLTLTNSLGNSLTVPDASANIFTNAAAPEPNVAQYDLQPLLGELQPEIPLKLIIPMKDAPAVSLSVSPSLVQEWQTVASYK, encoded by the coding sequence ATGAAATGTGGCGTTAGAAAGATATTTTACCGGTTCCTGTTGCTGGGAGCGTTAATCCTGAGTTTATTGGTGGTTTCAGGAATGTTAAATATTCCGGCTGCTCAGGCAGCAATTCGCCAATTAGAGGAGGCTCCGGGACAAATGGTTTATCAGTCTCGACAAACGATTAAAGATAATCGGGGAAATGGCTGGCAGGTTATCGCTTTCCAACGCATCCGTCCTGATGGAAAAACCAGTTTTTCTCTGAGATTGGTGGGTTTTCCTGGTGTGGGGGCGATCGATCGCTCTCAACCCCTCACCCTGACTAACTCCCTGGGGAACAGCCTAACTGTCCCCGATGCTTCGGCTAATATTTTCACCAATGCGGCTGCTCCCGAACCAAATGTGGCACAATACGACCTACAGCCCCTGTTAGGAGAGTTACAGCCAGAAATTCCCCTAAAGTTGATTATCCCCATGAAAGATGCTCCCGCCGTGAGTTTGTCCGTGTCACCATCCTTAGTTCAAGAATGGCAAACTGTCGCTAGTTATAAGTAG
- a CDS encoding fatty acid desaturase, which produces MTSFVPTTPDNPKPVHLNWWAVLFFAIVHGLALLAPWFFSWSALGVALFLHWLFGSIGICLGYHRLLSHRSFQVPQWLEYVLAFIGALALQGGPIFWVAGHRLHHAFTEDTEKDPYSAKRGFWWSHMLWIFYPHPEFFDYDRYQRFAPDLTRFPFYRWLNRYFLLLQIPLAILLYILGGWSFIVYGVFLRAVLLWHSTWFINSVTHVWGYRTFEVPDNSRNLWWAAILTYGEGWHNNHHAYPHVAKAGWRWWEIDPTWWAISLLKTLGLAQKVIMPPLQTATKG; this is translated from the coding sequence ATGACATCGTTTGTGCCAACCACACCGGACAACCCCAAACCAGTTCATCTCAATTGGTGGGCAGTGCTATTTTTCGCGATCGTGCATGGACTCGCCTTATTAGCACCTTGGTTTTTTTCTTGGTCAGCTTTGGGAGTTGCCCTGTTCCTGCATTGGCTTTTCGGTAGCATTGGCATTTGTTTGGGGTATCATCGGCTGCTGAGTCATCGCAGTTTTCAAGTACCCCAATGGCTGGAATATGTCCTGGCTTTCATCGGTGCCTTAGCTCTCCAAGGTGGCCCCATATTCTGGGTGGCAGGACATCGCCTGCATCATGCTTTTACTGAAGATACAGAAAAAGACCCTTACTCGGCGAAACGGGGATTTTGGTGGAGTCATATGTTGTGGATTTTCTACCCCCATCCCGAATTTTTTGATTACGATCGGTATCAGCGGTTTGCACCGGATTTAACGCGGTTTCCTTTTTATCGCTGGCTGAATCGCTACTTTCTCCTGCTGCAAATTCCCCTGGCAATCTTGCTCTATATTCTGGGTGGTTGGTCATTCATAGTTTATGGTGTGTTTCTGCGGGCGGTTTTGCTCTGGCATAGTACCTGGTTCATCAACTCTGTCACCCATGTATGGGGATATCGCACTTTTGAAGTCCCCGACAACTCCCGCAATCTCTGGTGGGCAGCAATTCTCACTTATGGCGAAGGTTGGCATAATAATCATCATGCTTATCCTCATGTGGCAAAAGCGGGATGGCGGTGGTGGGAAATTGACCCCACTTGGTGGGCAATTTCGCTGCTGAAAACCTTGGGTTTAGCCCAAAAAGTGATTATGCCTCCCCTGCAAACAGCTACTAAGGGATAA
- a CDS encoding 4Fe-4S dicluster domain-containing protein produces MGKLFNELKQDILYQHGMNACLNCGVCTAVCPAAEFNDYSPREVMNICQSEDDELIEELLKSDKIWYCGQCFSCKTRCPRGNSTASVILALRRLSVRHGYFAESEKGRQQLFAKRVFGENMLKRGYTLLAENITPAHFPELGENWEYYYEHMAEMREWWDVPMNLENSPGSHRVIPEQDMEELRAIYQATGAIELMDAVEKGMEKKLGSKAEVEKYWQTWVETGDSRNYEIDENK; encoded by the coding sequence ATGGGAAAACTGTTTAACGAACTGAAACAAGACATTCTCTACCAGCATGGCATGAACGCCTGTCTGAACTGCGGCGTATGTACTGCGGTGTGTCCAGCGGCAGAATTCAATGATTACTCGCCGCGAGAGGTGATGAACATTTGCCAATCAGAAGATGACGAACTAATTGAGGAGCTGCTGAAATCAGACAAAATCTGGTATTGCGGGCAATGTTTTTCCTGTAAAACCAGGTGTCCGCGAGGCAACAGTACCGCCTCAGTGATTCTGGCTCTACGTCGTCTTTCCGTTCGTCACGGTTACTTTGCCGAGTCAGAAAAAGGCAGACAACAATTGTTTGCCAAGCGGGTATTTGGGGAAAATATGCTCAAACGCGGTTATACCTTGCTGGCAGAAAATATCACCCCGGCTCATTTCCCGGAACTAGGAGAAAACTGGGAATACTATTACGAGCATATGGCAGAAATGCGGGAATGGTGGGATGTGCCGATGAACCTGGAAAATAGCCCTGGTTCTCACCGAGTCATTCCCGAGCAAGACATGGAGGAATTGCGGGCAATTTACCAAGCCACCGGGGCGATCGAGCTAATGGATGCCGTAGAAAAAGGCATGGAAAAGAAACTAGGCAGCAAAGCCGAAGTAGAAAAATACTGGCAAACCTGGGTAGAAACCGGCGATAGCAGAAACTACGAAATCGACGAAAATAAATAA
- the acsF gene encoding magnesium-protoporphyrin IX monomethyl ester (oxidative) cyclase, with translation MHPMVSSPTLEMVTTKRTVKENILTPRFYTTDFDTAAQMDLSAQEAEFQAMLAEMRADYNRHHFMRDEAFNQSWEQITGEARQAFIDYLERSCVSEFSGFLLFKELSRKLKDRNPVLAEMFHLMARDEARHAGFLNKAMADFGCTMDLGYLTKNRVYTFFPIEWVIYTVYLSEKIGYWRYIIIYRHLEKHPENQFYPLFKYFESWCQDENRHGDIFKALLRSQPKLWQTWQSRLWSRFFLLTVFATHTMTVHERSKFYEILGIEPTNFDEEVIRKTNETAARAFPSVLDTDNPEFFERLHCCSQMNLQMSKIDAGSQPKWVKALQKLPMQLSIVGHLLRIYLLKGVDAEALRGTVR, from the coding sequence ATGCACCCTATGGTTAGTTCTCCCACTTTGGAGATGGTAACGACCAAGAGGACCGTTAAGGAAAACATCCTCACCCCCCGGTTTTACACCACGGATTTTGACACCGCTGCCCAGATGGATTTGTCGGCTCAGGAGGCTGAGTTTCAGGCCATGCTGGCAGAAATGCGCGCCGATTATAACCGCCACCACTTCATGCGGGATGAGGCTTTTAATCAATCCTGGGAACAGATTACCGGCGAGGCCCGACAGGCGTTTATCGATTACTTGGAGCGCTCTTGTGTGTCGGAATTTTCAGGATTTCTCCTGTTTAAAGAGCTATCGCGCAAGCTAAAAGACCGCAATCCCGTTTTGGCGGAAATGTTCCATTTGATGGCACGGGATGAGGCTCGTCATGCGGGATTCCTCAATAAAGCGATGGCGGATTTTGGCTGCACGATGGACCTGGGCTATCTGACGAAGAATCGGGTTTATACGTTCTTCCCGATCGAGTGGGTGATTTACACGGTGTATCTGTCAGAAAAAATTGGCTACTGGCGTTACATCATTATTTATCGCCATTTGGAAAAACATCCTGAAAATCAGTTTTATCCGTTGTTCAAATACTTTGAAAGCTGGTGTCAGGATGAAAACCGCCACGGCGACATCTTTAAGGCGTTGTTGCGGTCTCAGCCGAAACTCTGGCAAACTTGGCAATCTCGCTTGTGGAGCCGCTTTTTCCTGTTGACGGTGTTTGCAACTCATACGATGACTGTGCATGAGCGCTCCAAGTTTTATGAGATATTGGGTATCGAGCCCACGAATTTTGACGAGGAAGTGATTCGCAAGACTAATGAAACGGCGGCTCGCGCTTTCCCGTCGGTGCTGGACACGGATAACCCAGAGTTTTTCGAGCGTTTGCATTGCTGTTCCCAGATGAATTTGCAAATGTCTAAAATCGATGCCGGTTCTCAGCCTAAGTGGGTGAAGGCGTTGCAGAAATTGCCGATGCAATTGTCCATCGTCGGTCATTTGTTGCGGATTTATCTGCTCAAAGGTGTTGATGCAGAAGCTCTGCGGGGCACCGTGCGTTAG
- a CDS encoding 4Fe-4S dicluster domain-containing protein, translating to MAGKSQKCFFGLKVDRQLDGDKMNSDFLKKVQAEGGEGAAIAACMQCGTCSGGCTNIDLMDMSPRTLILMVQRGEWEKVLKSNALWMCSSCYICTSRCPRGVRPSDVIEAVKAIAIRQGIENDSTRFNQIFVELVQKRGILFEPELMHKYGGFPAMLEQAELGIKLALKGKMSPFPDHIKEPKKFSEALDKAKKP from the coding sequence ATGGCAGGAAAATCTCAAAAATGTTTTTTCGGACTGAAAGTCGATCGCCAGCTTGATGGCGATAAAATGAACTCCGATTTTCTCAAAAAAGTCCAGGCTGAAGGTGGAGAAGGTGCGGCGATCGCTGCCTGCATGCAGTGTGGCACCTGTAGCGGTGGCTGCACCAACATTGACCTGATGGATATGTCACCCCGCACCCTAATTTTAATGGTGCAACGAGGCGAATGGGAAAAAGTCCTCAAAAGTAACGCCCTGTGGATGTGCAGCTCCTGCTATATCTGCACCTCCAGATGTCCCCGTGGGGTGCGTCCTTCCGATGTCATCGAAGCCGTGAAAGCGATCGCCATTCGCCAAGGCATCGAGAACGACTCGACCCGCTTTAATCAAATATTTGTCGAACTCGTACAGAAACGAGGCATCCTCTTTGAACCAGAGCTAATGCACAAATATGGCGGTTTCCCAGCCATGCTAGAACAAGCAGAATTGGGCATCAAATTAGCACTTAAGGGCAAGATGTCTCCCTTCCCCGACCACATCAAAGAACCGAAAAAATTTAGCGAAGCCTTAGACAAAGCGAAAAAACCATGA
- a CDS encoding DUF2214 family protein, with protein sequence MWASSITAYLHYFGFMVAFAALTVEVFHLKTDMTIDEAKKVAFADAAYGIAATTILVTGVLRVLYFGKSTDYYLGNPFFYAKMGVFIIVSCLSVYPTFTFISWIKDLQSGQVPAIETSRLHLISWLIKGELMGFTLLPLFAAIMARIT encoded by the coding sequence ATGTGGGCAAGTTCAATTACCGCCTATCTGCATTACTTCGGCTTCATGGTAGCTTTTGCCGCTCTCACCGTAGAGGTTTTCCACTTAAAAACAGACATGACCATAGATGAAGCCAAAAAAGTTGCCTTTGCCGATGCAGCTTATGGTATAGCCGCCACAACTATCCTAGTGACTGGAGTTTTGCGAGTCTTATACTTTGGTAAAAGCACTGATTACTACCTGGGCAACCCATTTTTTTATGCTAAAATGGGTGTGTTTATCATCGTTAGTTGTTTGTCAGTTTATCCTACATTCACATTCATTTCCTGGATTAAGGATTTACAGTCTGGTCAGGTGCCAGCAATAGAAACATCAAGACTTCACCTAATTTCTTGGTTAATTAAGGGAGAATTGATGGGATTTACTCTCTTGCCTTTATTTGCCGCCATCATGGCTAGGATTACTTGA
- a CDS encoding FAD-dependent oxidoreductase produces the protein MNKKVVVIGGGPAGMAAAGKLHDFGLDVVLIEKKDAVGGHLNKWYKVFPDFTDASEIIANLKAGLGKTRIINNATVTQIAGEAPNFQVTVSTGEKIEAAAILVATGFKHFNASFKEEYGYGIYDNCITSVELDAMLKAQSVKTRAGKLPKKVAMVHCVGSRDEKVNNNYCSRVCCTNAIKVAIEIKEQNPDCEIYCLYMDIRVFGRGYEELYRTSQEKYGVQFLRGRLSEAGEKNDGSLLLRLEDTLTAKPMRLSVDLLVLMVGMEGNAELSEVAGLTVGCDRFYATAHQQYSNNASPRKGIFLAGTATGPKAIVESITDGRSAAAEIAAFVASTAVTSQNGQSAFPAMAVALN, from the coding sequence ATGAACAAAAAAGTAGTGGTAATTGGTGGCGGTCCGGCTGGCATGGCGGCGGCGGGCAAACTACACGATTTTGGCTTAGATGTGGTTTTGATTGAGAAAAAAGATGCCGTAGGCGGACATTTAAACAAGTGGTACAAGGTGTTTCCCGACTTTACCGATGCTTCGGAGATTATCGCCAATCTCAAGGCGGGTTTGGGCAAAACCCGGATTATCAATAATGCGACGGTGACTCAGATTGCCGGAGAGGCTCCTAATTTTCAAGTTACCGTATCCACGGGGGAAAAAATTGAGGCGGCGGCGATTCTGGTGGCTACTGGATTTAAGCATTTTAATGCTTCCTTTAAAGAGGAGTATGGCTACGGAATTTATGATAATTGCATCACTTCCGTGGAACTGGATGCGATGCTGAAGGCGCAAAGTGTGAAAACTCGCGCTGGGAAATTGCCGAAAAAAGTGGCGATGGTTCACTGTGTGGGTTCTCGCGATGAGAAGGTGAATAATAATTACTGTTCGCGAGTGTGTTGCACGAATGCGATTAAGGTGGCGATCGAGATTAAAGAACAGAATCCCGATTGTGAAATTTACTGCCTCTATATGGATATCCGGGTGTTCGGTCGCGGCTATGAGGAATTGTACCGCACTTCTCAGGAAAAATATGGGGTGCAGTTCCTCCGGGGTCGGCTGTCTGAGGCGGGGGAGAAAAATGATGGCAGTTTATTGCTGCGGTTAGAAGATACGTTGACGGCGAAACCGATGCGGTTGTCTGTTGACTTGCTGGTGTTGATGGTGGGGATGGAAGGTAATGCGGAGTTATCGGAAGTGGCGGGTTTAACGGTGGGGTGCGATCGCTTTTACGCCACAGCCCATCAACAATATTCTAACAATGCTTCTCCCCGGAAAGGGATTTTCCTGGCGGGGACAGCGACGGGACCAAAAGCAATTGTGGAATCAATTACCGATGGCCGATCGGCGGCGGCAGAAATTGCGGCTTTTGTCGCCAGTACCGCCGTTACTTCTCAAAATGGACAGTCAGCCTTCCCCGCAATGGCTGTAGCACTTAATTAA
- a CDS encoding DUF2892 domain-containing protein has protein sequence MFSNVGKLDRILRLLLAAVLLDAGLSVYQGTSLGIGLDIAAALFGGTAFIGFCGIYRLLGISTNPQNRPPA, from the coding sequence ATGTTTAGCAATGTGGGCAAATTAGATCGGATACTGCGCTTGCTTTTAGCTGCCGTTTTGTTGGACGCCGGTTTGAGCGTTTACCAAGGCACTTCCTTGGGAATCGGATTAGATATTGCCGCCGCTTTATTTGGAGGAACTGCTTTCATCGGTTTTTGTGGCATTTATCGGTTGTTGGGGATTAGCACTAACCCTCAAAATCGTCCCCCGGCGTAA
- a CDS encoding beta-lactamase hydrolase domain-containing protein yields MFQTVTESLAIGNVVSPAELREIAQKGYRTIVDLCTPAEGNQLNAEEMKQLGFEYISVPVDRQNLKPETLQSFIAAINSASEPVYTRCASGLRAGVMTLLSLADREGWTEQQYLERRQALGIDYNPNSPVEAYAREYFLNSQK; encoded by the coding sequence ATGTTTCAAACTGTAACTGAATCCCTAGCTATTGGGAATGTGGTTTCCCCGGCAGAATTGAGGGAAATTGCCCAAAAAGGCTACCGGACGATCGTCGATTTATGTACTCCGGCAGAAGGAAACCAGCTTAATGCCGAGGAGATGAAGCAACTGGGTTTTGAATATATCAGCGTCCCGGTCGATCGCCAGAACCTCAAACCAGAAACTCTGCAAAGTTTTATCGCGGCGATTAATTCTGCATCTGAACCGGTTTATACCCGCTGTGCGTCAGGTTTGCGAGCGGGAGTGATGACTTTACTGAGTCTAGCCGATCGGGAAGGGTGGACAGAACAGCAATATCTAGAACGGCGGCAGGCTTTGGGAATCGATTACAATCCAAATAGTCCTGTGGAAGCCTACGCTAGAGAGTATTTTTTAAACTCTCAAAAATAA
- a CDS encoding heme oxygenase (biliverdin-producing), translating to MSQDLASRLREGTQQSHTAAENTAYMKCFVKGIVEREPFRKLLANLYLVYSTLEAAMRRHQEHPVVGGMYFPEVNRTESLEKDLQFYYGDNWRQEIAPLPAGQVYVDRLQEIADTAPELLIAHAYTRYMGDLSGGQALKNIIRSALKLPPDVGTALHEFEQIPTVEARRAFKEKYRQALNAVPVDDATMERIVAEANYAFQLNRDVMHDLEDDVKAAIGDHVFDLLTRQDKPGSTERPNRAASESAPV from the coding sequence ATGAGCCAAGATCTAGCCAGCCGCCTGCGCGAAGGCACCCAGCAATCTCACACCGCCGCCGAAAACACCGCATATATGAAGTGTTTCGTGAAAGGAATAGTTGAGCGAGAGCCATTCCGCAAGCTGCTGGCTAATCTGTATTTAGTTTACAGTACCTTGGAAGCAGCTATGCGCCGCCATCAGGAGCATCCTGTTGTCGGTGGGATGTATTTCCCCGAGGTAAACCGCACGGAGTCTTTGGAGAAAGATTTACAGTTCTATTATGGTGACAACTGGCGCCAGGAGATTGCGCCGTTGCCAGCCGGTCAAGTGTATGTCGATCGCCTTCAGGAAATCGCCGATACCGCGCCAGAACTGTTAATCGCTCACGCCTACACCCGTTATATGGGAGATTTGTCCGGTGGTCAAGCGTTAAAAAACATCATTCGCTCCGCCTTAAAGTTACCCCCAGATGTGGGCACTGCACTGCACGAGTTTGAACAAATTCCCACAGTAGAAGCCCGCCGCGCCTTTAAGGAAAAATATCGGCAAGCGCTCAACGCCGTCCCGGTTGACGATGCAACAATGGAGCGGATTGTAGCCGAAGCCAACTATGCGTTTCAACTCAATCGAGACGTGATGCACGATTTAGAAGATGATGTCAAAGCCGCCATTGGCGACCATGTATTTGATTTGCTGACTCGTCAAGATAAACCGGGCAGCACAGAACGCCCGAACCGTGCTGCCAGCGAATCGGCGCCAGTTTAG
- a CDS encoding CoB--CoM heterodisulfide reductase iron-sulfur subunit B family protein, with protein MKYSYYPGCSLHTTAKEFDISTKVVMQELGIELEELQDWSCCGGSVAAGVSHDVGMAMAARNVALAQKQNLDLLASCSGCYNKSARAAKALQNPTEKEKITAIMSEMGISVADYNIRVRNVVDVLIHDVDIAPRVKKPLTGLKVACYYGCLLTRPADITGWDSPMFPTSMDRLAEICGAEVVDFRSKTKCCGGPILVSKPDVAFDLTKQLLDEAKSLGADCIVLACPLCDTNLELRQPDIEKKYNVSYNLPILYITELIGLALGMKPGKLGMNKHIVSPKPVLAKLGL; from the coding sequence ATGAAATACTCTTACTATCCCGGATGTAGCCTGCATACCACCGCCAAGGAGTTCGATATCTCCACCAAAGTTGTAATGCAGGAATTAGGAATCGAGCTAGAAGAACTGCAAGACTGGTCATGTTGTGGCGGCTCCGTAGCGGCGGGAGTTTCTCACGATGTTGGCATGGCAATGGCTGCCAGAAATGTCGCCCTAGCGCAAAAACAAAATCTCGATTTGTTGGCATCTTGTTCTGGGTGCTATAATAAATCAGCGCGGGCAGCCAAAGCATTACAAAACCCCACCGAAAAAGAAAAAATTACCGCCATTATGTCGGAAATGGGGATATCGGTGGCTGACTACAACATCCGGGTCAGAAATGTAGTGGATGTGTTGATTCACGATGTGGACATTGCCCCCCGCGTCAAAAAGCCATTAACCGGCTTAAAAGTTGCTTGTTATTATGGATGTCTGCTGACACGACCCGCCGATATCACCGGCTGGGATTCCCCGATGTTCCCCACGTCGATGGATAGATTAGCCGAGATTTGTGGGGCGGAGGTAGTTGATTTCCGGTCAAAAACCAAATGTTGCGGCGGGCCGATTTTGGTCTCCAAGCCAGATGTCGCCTTTGACCTGACCAAACAACTCTTAGATGAGGCCAAATCTCTCGGTGCAGACTGCATTGTTTTGGCTTGTCCCCTGTGCGACACTAACCTAGAACTGCGCCAGCCAGATATCGAGAAAAAATACAACGTTTCTTATAATCTCCCGATTCTCTATATCACGGAACTGATTGGACTGGCGTTAGGAATGAAACCGGGGAAACTGGGGATGAATAAGCACATCGTCTCGCCGAAACCGGTTTTGGCTAAATTGGGACTCTGA
- a CDS encoding heterodisulfide reductase-related iron-sulfur binding cluster, with the protein MKVARQNLAWEKHQKHVPTVDEPGGKLWGCFRSCFLQSAAPYTEGIAYKILKNDLGMDLREAPGHTSCGAIGYHGDVSNLETQMVVAARNFSVAHHELGVDNLFSFCVTSFANYTEVIKLWEEEPELREYTEKTLKETTGREFWIPHVSGGRPSVVHASDVFFANRHKLAAKAKYSLKGIKAVDHIGCHYGKIFPGEAMGGAEFPQVLVGLLEAFGAEIVDYPERRHCCGMGFRQCAFPENRDYTASSVYKKLASLKEAHPDCNLILTNCPGCTVFLDAEQGTIKEVLEEEFNVSILDYAQLTGLLLGYDPFKDCGLNAKAVPIEPLLDKIGIPYDKSKTAEQRRRPF; encoded by the coding sequence ATGAAAGTAGCAAGACAAAATCTGGCCTGGGAAAAACACCAAAAACACGTCCCAACCGTTGACGAACCGGGGGGCAAATTGTGGGGATGCTTCCGCAGTTGCTTTCTCCAAAGTGCCGCACCTTACACCGAAGGCATTGCCTATAAAATCCTGAAAAACGACCTAGGGATGGACTTGCGGGAGGCACCGGGACATACTTCTTGTGGCGCCATTGGCTATCACGGCGATGTATCAAACCTGGAAACCCAAATGGTGGTAGCAGCGCGGAATTTCTCCGTAGCCCATCACGAACTAGGCGTCGATAATCTGTTTTCATTCTGTGTCACATCCTTTGCCAACTACACGGAAGTGATTAAACTCTGGGAAGAAGAACCAGAGTTGCGGGAATACACAGAAAAAACCTTAAAAGAAACCACGGGACGAGAGTTTTGGATTCCCCACGTTTCTGGGGGACGGCCATCAGTGGTTCATGCTTCCGATGTGTTCTTTGCCAACCGGCATAAATTGGCAGCCAAAGCTAAGTATAGCCTGAAGGGAATTAAGGCAGTGGATCATATTGGCTGCCACTACGGCAAGATATTTCCGGGTGAGGCAATGGGTGGGGCAGAGTTCCCCCAAGTTTTAGTGGGGTTATTGGAAGCCTTTGGGGCAGAAATTGTAGATTATCCAGAACGGCGGCATTGTTGCGGCATGGGTTTCCGTCAATGTGCTTTCCCAGAAAACCGGGACTACACGGCGAGCAGCGTTTATAAGAAATTAGCGAGTTTGAAAGAAGCCCATCCAGACTGCAATCTGATTCTGACTAATTGTCCCGGATGTACGGTGTTTTTAGATGCCGAACAAGGTACGATTAAGGAAGTTTTAGAAGAAGAGTTTAACGTCAGTATTCTGGACTACGCGCAGCTAACGGGGCTGTTGTTGGGTTATGACCCGTTTAAGGATTGCGGCTTGAATGCCAAAGCGGTTCCCATCGAGCCTTTGCTGGATAAAATCGGCATTCCTTATGACAAATCCAAGACGGCTGAACAACGCCGCCGACCTTTTTAA
- a CDS encoding class I SAM-dependent methyltransferase, with translation MEIFLEIHKDLPKESPGGDEYTRQAFQMLPRLSQPTILDIGCGPGAQTLELARLTDGNIIAIDTHQPYLDSLQSVAADSGFLNRITCLNRSMFDLSFPDTTFDLLWAEGAIYIIGFEQGLTQWHPLIKSGGYFGVSELVWLQDNPPKIIQDYWQENYPGIRTVEQVLNLIPGCGYDLVGHFTLPEQAWWNYYLPLAARINRLCALYANDSEALTVLENEQREIEMYRSYHDCYGYEFFVLQKRD, from the coding sequence ATGGAAATCTTTCTGGAAATTCACAAAGACCTACCCAAAGAAAGTCCGGGAGGCGACGAATATACTAGGCAGGCATTTCAAATGCTCCCTAGATTATCCCAGCCGACTATTCTGGATATTGGTTGCGGTCCTGGGGCACAAACTTTAGAATTGGCCAGATTGACTGATGGGAATATCATCGCGATCGATACTCATCAACCCTACCTAGATTCCCTTCAATCTGTAGCAGCAGATTCCGGTTTTCTCAACCGGATTACCTGTTTGAACCGCTCCATGTTTGACCTATCTTTTCCCGACACAACCTTTGACCTGCTATGGGCAGAAGGCGCGATTTATATCATCGGCTTTGAACAAGGATTAACCCAGTGGCATCCTTTGATTAAATCTGGCGGATATTTCGGTGTTTCAGAACTGGTTTGGTTGCAGGATAACCCTCCGAAAATAATCCAAGATTATTGGCAAGAAAACTATCCCGGTATCCGAACTGTAGAGCAGGTATTAAACCTGATTCCTGGGTGTGGATATGACTTAGTTGGGCACTTTACCCTTCCAGAGCAGGCTTGGTGGAACTACTATCTGCCATTAGCCGCCAGAATCAATCGCCTTTGTGCCTTGTACGCCAATGATTCCGAGGCGTTAACTGTCTTGGAAAACGAGCAGCGGGAGATTGAAATGTACCGCTCATACCATGATTGCTATGGTTACGAGTTTTTCGTCTTGCAAAAAAGAGATTAG
- a CDS encoding NifB/NifX family molybdenum-iron cluster-binding protein, with protein MKIAVASQNQTSITGHVGHCLKFWIFETNETEILAKNLLELSPEQSFHNSSLDETHPLDDVQVLISGGMGKNLVRRLANKGIEGVITKETDIDKAVAAYLDGSLVKEEAECGEHQHRHGNHHGNHHGNRHGNRHGNRHQHRHQHQAC; from the coding sequence ATGAAAATTGCCGTAGCCAGCCAAAACCAAACCAGCATCACCGGTCACGTGGGACATTGCCTGAAATTTTGGATTTTTGAAACCAACGAAACCGAAATTTTGGCCAAAAATCTGCTAGAATTATCCCCAGAGCAGTCTTTTCACAATAGCTCCCTGGACGAAACCCATCCTTTAGATGACGTGCAGGTTTTGATTTCTGGCGGCATGGGAAAAAATTTGGTGCGGCGTCTGGCCAATAAAGGCATTGAAGGCGTTATTACCAAAGAAACAGATATCGATAAGGCAGTTGCTGCCTATCTCGATGGTTCTTTGGTGAAAGAAGAAGCCGAATGTGGCGAACATCAACACCGTCACGGAAACCATCACGGAAACCATCACGGGAACCGTCACGGGAACCGTCACGGGAACCGTCACCAACACCGTCACCAACATCAGGCGTGCTGA